Part of the Catalinimonas alkaloidigena genome is shown below.
CAATTTAGAAGGAGAAAACGTGCTTCCCTTAAATAAGGATGCTTCACAACAGGTTGTAATAAAATAAACAGGTTAATAAGTTCTCTTTACACTAAGAAGTATCAAATGTCGGTGTCCGCTTTACATAAATGACTTCCACTTATTTATTTTTTTACCTATTAATTCTATTGACCACACTTTTTGTTAATTGATCATTGCTGTTTAATAGTTTTTTATTGAGTACTTGAAATGGAAAAGTAAAGAGCTAAATTTGAACCCAATAGCAATGAGGTAAATACTATGGCAACATTTGAAATGGTTATGCCCCGTATGGGCGAAAGTATCATGGAAGGAACAATCCTGAAATGGTTGAAAGCGGAAGGTGAGTTTATTGAGCAGGATGAATCTGTTCTGGAAGTAGCGACTGATAAAGTTGACACTGAAGTGCCAGCCACCCACAGTGGTGTTCTAAAAAAAATATTGATACAAGAGGGAGAGATTGCAAAAGTAGGTAAGGTAATAGCCATTATTGAAAATGAGGCTAATAACGGAAGCGATCTTAATTTTTCCGAAATAGAACCTAAAGAAGATCCTACTAACGAAACTATAGTCGCAGAAAAACCTAAAGTAAAAGATGCCTCATCAGATGCTACTTCTTCTAAGCGAGGGGCTAACCAATTTTATTCTCCCCTTGTCAGGAATATTGCCAAAGAAGAAAATATTTCTGAGGATGAACTGCAAAAAATTGAAGGAAGTGGAAAAGATGGAAGAGTAACCAAGAAAGATATAATACAATATCTTGAATCAAGAAAGCAGAAATCCCCATCACCAACGCTCTCCAAAGCTGAAAGTGTTATTAAAGTAGGTCCGAATGATGAAATAATTGAAATGGACCGCATGCGAAAAATGATCGCTAACCGTATGCTGGAGTCCAAAGAAATTTCTGCACATGTATCATCATTTGTTGAAGCAGATGTGACCAACATTGTAACATGGAGAAACAAATACAAGAAAATTGTCAAAGAAAGGGAGGGTGAGCCTTTTACTTTCATGCCTATATTTATTGAAGCAATAGCTCAGGCTATTAAAGATTTTCCTCTGATCAATGTCTCTGTAGATGATCACAGAATCATCAAAAGAAAAGACATAAACATTGGAATGGCGGTGGCCTTAAAGAATGGAAATTTAATAGTTCCGGTAATTAAAAATGCTGATCAATTAAGCTTACTGGGTTTAACAAAAAAGGTAAACGAGCTTGCTAATAAGGCTAGAAATAACCAATTAACTGCTGATGATTTGTCCGAAGGAACTTATACTATATCTAACATTGGTTCATTTGGCAATTTGATGGGCACCCCAATTATCATGCAGCCTCAGGTTGCTATTCTAGCGTTAGGCTCCATTGTAAAAAAACCAAGTGTAATTGAAACACCCGCTGGTGACGCAATTGGTATACGACATAAAATGTTTCTTTCACATTCCTATGACCACAGAGTAGTAGATGGGGCTTTGGGAGGGATGTTTGTAAAAAGAGTAGCTGATTTACTTGAAAGTTTTGATACGAATAGAGTGGTATAAAAAATAAGAAAGGCCTCAGCAATGATGCAGATGCAACTCGCCGAGGCCTTAGCTCAAACCACAAAGTAAAAAACTACATCAATAAGTCTTTTTAGCTAAACCAGCAAGAGAGCTTGAAACTTTCAGCCCTGCGCTTTCAGCTGATCCACTATTTAATTCAAATCCTATTTTAGAATCATCAGTGATGATAAAGTTAATATGAGAGCCATTGGCAGCCATATTATCGTGTTCTGTTATAAGTAAAGTACCCTTATTATGTAACATCGCGGTCAACTCATTCTCTTCTACTTTTTCATACTTTGTGACAAACACCACATCGCTCTGTTCAACTTCTGTAAGGTTAGCACATTTTTTAACTACCAAATTACGGTTCTTTAT
Proteins encoded:
- a CDS encoding dihydrolipoamide acetyltransferase family protein; the encoded protein is MATFEMVMPRMGESIMEGTILKWLKAEGEFIEQDESVLEVATDKVDTEVPATHSGVLKKILIQEGEIAKVGKVIAIIENEANNGSDLNFSEIEPKEDPTNETIVAEKPKVKDASSDATSSKRGANQFYSPLVRNIAKEENISEDELQKIEGSGKDGRVTKKDIIQYLESRKQKSPSPTLSKAESVIKVGPNDEIIEMDRMRKMIANRMLESKEISAHVSSFVEADVTNIVTWRNKYKKIVKEREGEPFTFMPIFIEAIAQAIKDFPLINVSVDDHRIIKRKDINIGMAVALKNGNLIVPVIKNADQLSLLGLTKKVNELANKARNNQLTADDLSEGTYTISNIGSFGNLMGTPIIMQPQVAILALGSIVKKPSVIETPAGDAIGIRHKMFLSHSYDHRVVDGALGGMFVKRVADLLESFDTNRVV
- a CDS encoding YfiR family protein, which codes for MKKLLLICFLLSFASLSFAQEYKYHPIFIYNFSKYIEWPPDNASKDFVISVVGNNTAYREMLGIMEKKKTIKNRNLVVKKCANLTEVEQSDVVFVTKYEKVEENELTAMLHNKGTLLITEHDNMAANGSHINFIITDDSKIGFELNSGSAESAGLKVSSSLAGLAKKTY